In Penaeus chinensis breed Huanghai No. 1 chromosome 11, ASM1920278v2, whole genome shotgun sequence, a genomic segment contains:
- the LOC125030665 gene encoding uncharacterized protein LOC125030665, whose translation MMTLEQEREDPKGAAGGETSQPDPRPGPQSFQPSQPAHHARLTNPHIPSSLMKPGQNPRRPRTPVRQHQVDSPTSVPEVRPSSRQGQQQQQIPFPSLAEKRPLNQTKKNFLAQTAVLGQGPARSEQEQTHRAVLCQDRKKSLGSIFTPKVTGDATGRRGSETGLGQKLKKMACEVVVPPLPPPPDPRVQARVPPQPVSLESIESVNLMDLSSDTEKDVDSVLLEHKPLSDAAPCVMNMELSAISASCRVTCTPLASPLRAANTVSSTFTSTSSSTTVPSRASRRKSSTLLSPVTVGVSIMGTLSSTEAVPFTEPLTADMSLVGPLNTADTVPLLCPSASTDSTQTEEEFSASIVPDISLTKRSSLITPHITASGTSISPSVTLPPPAISAALPSGDPVESFPPPVPRATESPGQCSCDASAKPSIASPAPLSTPDLRIDMFEADYPSDGWLPGGGDGAMEVGSPPAAPAGFPAITPEDLTPAELHEFDMKYGSPHHAHSRSIKSLTRPTLLALPPEKPRFVALPLNGDDDEDDDYYRLRHFSITGRRIVNRGDSFKSRRTRSNTSVASDASRWVIRES comes from the coding sequence ATGATGACGTTGGAACAAGAGCGCGAGGACCCTAAGGGGGCCGCTGGAGGAGAGACGAGCCAACCGGACCCTCGACCTGGGCCCCAGAGCTTCCAGCCCTCCCAGCCCGCCCATCATGCCCGCCTAACCAACCCCCACATCCCGTCGAGCCTCATGAAGCCTGGCCAGAATCCGCGGCGCCCTCGAACTCCCGTGAGACAGCACCAGGTTGACTCCCCTACCTCTGTCCCAGAAGTTCGGCCAAGTTCGCGCCAGggtcagcagcaacagcagattCCTTTTCCATCACTTGCCGAAAAAAGGCCACTAAATCAAACCAAAAAAAACTTTCTGGCACAAACAGCAGTGCTGGGGCAGGGACCGGCAAGATCAGAGCAAGAACAGACGCACAGGGCCGTGCTGTGTCAGGATAGAAAAAAATCACTAGGGTCAATATTCACGCCGAAGGTAACGGGAGACGCGACCGGGAGACGAGGCAGTGAAACAGGCTTGGGTCAGAAACTGAAAAAGATGGCGTGTGAGGTTGTggtgccccctctccctcctcctccggacCCGAGGGTCCAGGCACGCGTACCGCCTCAGCCGGTCAGCCTGGAAAGCATCGAAAGTGTCAATCTGATGGATCTCTCGAGTGACACGGAAAAGGACGTCGATAGTGTACTTTTAGAACACAAACCTTTGAGTGACGCAGCTCCATGTGTCATGAACATGGAACTTAGTGCCATATCAGCTTCTTGTCGGGTGACCTgcacccccctcgcctcccccttgcGGGCAGCAAACACAGTAAGCTCAACATTCACATCAACATCTTCCTCCACTACCGTTCCATCGCGTGCTTCAAGAAGAAAATCTTCAACCCTGCTGTCTCCCGTCACCGTGGGCGTGTCCATCATGGGCACACTCAGTTCAACGGAGGCAGTGCCGTTTACAGAGCCACTAACCGCCGACATGTCCCTCGTCGGTCCCCTTAACACGGCTGACACAGTGCCGCTCCTGTGTCCGTCGGCGTCCACGGACAGTACCCAGACAGAGGAGGAATTCAGTGCTAGCATCGTGCCAGACATCTCCCTCACCAAAAGATCCTCACTGATCACACCGCACATCACAGCCTCCGGCACTTCCATCAGTCCATCTGTAACTCTCCCTCCTCCAGCCATTTCTGCGGCTCTTCCATCAGGAGACCCGGTGGAAAGCTTCCCGCCTCCCGTCCCGAGAGCGACAGAGTCTCCCGGCCAATGCTCTTGCGATGCATCGGCGAAACCGAGCATAGCGTCGCCCGCGCCCCTTTCAACCCCCGACCTCAGAATCGACATGTTCGAGGCGGACTACCCGAGCGACGGATGGCTGccgggaggaggggatggagctATGGAAGTCGGGTCGCCTCCGGCCGCCCCCGCTGGCTTCCCGGCCATCACGCCAGAGGACTTGACGCCCGCTGAGCTGCATGAATTCGACATGAAATACGGGTCCCCTCACCACGCTCATTCGCGCTCCATCAAGTCCTTAACACGGCCCACACTTCTCGCCTTGCCGCCAGAGAAGCCGAGATTCGTAGCGCTTCCCTTAAACGGGGATGATGACGAGGACGACGACTACTACCGCCTCAGGCACTTTTCAATCACCGGCCGCCGCATCGTCAACCGAGGCGATTCTTTCAAGTCACGAAGAACACGCTCCAATACCAGTGTAGCGTCGGACGCATCGAGGTGGGTTATTAGGGAATCATGA